The following nucleotide sequence is from Dromaius novaehollandiae isolate bDroNov1 chromosome Z, bDroNov1.hap1, whole genome shotgun sequence.
ATGCAGTTCTGATTAACACATGAAACCTTTTTATCAATAGCCTGTAGTCCCTAATTGCTTTCCAGACATGGCAGTATTGCCTGAATATGCACACTATGTTTTGAATGGCAAAAATGGGACAATAGGTGCTTACATAGTAGATGGAGCCTCCCCTGTACAAAGGTTACAGCCATTTGGCTTCTTCAGAGGCAAAAAGGTGAACACTACAGAGCACAGGCTGGTGCAATTGATTTTAAACTTCCACTGATGCAAAAGACTCTTACACCTTGAGGGCCTGGTTCTTCACTGCTTCCCAAATTACTACCTTCTGTGTTACAAGGCTAAGACCAAATTTCTTAATACCCAATTCCATAAATAAACTTAATCGCAGCACTGTAATGAACAGTGGGAGTTCTTACTGCCTCTTTCCCCCCCTACTATCTTGAAATGCTGCTGACCTGTCTGAAGTTAATGTATATTACTGAAATCACTTGataagaaacagaagaggaaaaacatggAGGATGAGATAAACACTTACCAAGTACAATGACCACAGTCTTCAGGAGACTCATCATGGTGTCCCGATTCCTGCGGGGTCCAGAACTGTGTCTGGACATTCTCATAGTCCTTTGGCGGACATACCCAAAGATATGAGCATATAGGACCACCATGACCACAAAAGTGACCAGGTTGAAAATAGCCCAGAAGACCAGGTAGGAGTCACTATAGAGCGGTGCCATGTTGGAGCAGTGAGTGATATCACAAATACAGTTCCAGCCGACACTTGGTATGGCACCCATTACAATGGCCATCGTCCAGATAACAACAATTACGACGACCACTCGCCGGTTGCTCATCCGAGTATGTAGCTGCATACGGAAGACTGTAATGTGCCGCTCGATAGCAATGGCCAACAAGTTGGCTACAGAGGCTGTCAGGCTAGTGTCAATGAGACCCTGACGAAGAAGCCAGGTGCTTACAGTCAATCTTCTAGTGTTGGGTCCTGTGTTAAACATTAAGTAAAAGTAGGCCAGACCTgcaaaaaaatctgcagcagCTAAGTTGGCCATTAAGTAATAAATAGGAAAGTGGAATCGGCGGTTGACATAAATAGCCACCATAACTAAGAGGTTGGCCAACATTATGAAGATGCAGACGGTAATCCCCAGGCCCATTACAAGCTTGCTGACAGTGTTCCATTCAGTGGCTAGATATTTTCCACTCCGGTTATAAAAGAAGGCAATGGTTTCATTGTAGTAGCACTGTGGTTCACTCATGGCTGTGGactgaaaaaagaggaaaaaaaaaaagaaagacatcaGAACTGAAAACATTCCAGTGACCGTACAATTGCCTCCATGGATAAGGCAtgcacagaaagcagggagaggcatTGAAGGCAGGAAGAGAACACGCTTcagaacaaatttattttttcagaacaaataGCATTCCACAACTCGCAAACAATTGCTCTTACGAGGCCAGTAACAGCAACCGGATTAGAAACAACTAGAAATGCCTACA
It contains:
- the LPAR1 gene encoding lysophosphatidic acid receptor 1 — encoded protein: MDVPTDLVPSSIMSQPEVIESTAMSEPQCYYNETIAFFYNRSGKYLATEWNTVSKLVMGLGITVCIFIMLANLLVMVAIYVNRRFHFPIYYLMANLAAADFFAGLAYFYLMFNTGPNTRRLTVSTWLLRQGLIDTSLTASVANLLAIAIERHITVFRMQLHTRMSNRRVVVVIVVIWTMAIVMGAIPSVGWNCICDITHCSNMAPLYSDSYLVFWAIFNLVTFVVMVVLYAHIFGYVRQRTMRMSRHSSGPRRNRDTMMSLLKTVVIVLGAFIICWTPGLVLLLLDVCCPQCNVLAYEKFFLLLAEFNSAMNPIIYSYRDKEMSATFKQILCCQRSESANGPTEGSDRSASSLNHTILAGVHSNDHSVVKPSPPTRSALCAERPML